In the genome of Ancylomarina subtilis, one region contains:
- the sfsA gene encoding DNA/RNA nuclease SfsA, whose amino-acid sequence MQFPKPLIHGKLIERYKRFLADIELDTGEIVVAHCTNSGSMKTCLENGAEVYLTHVDDPKRKTKYTWEMIQINGDWVGINTGIPNVLVYEAVRDQEIEELRGYTEVKREVKFEDSRFDVFAQNEQETCFIEVKNVSMKVGEYARFPDAVTTRGKKHLETLMRVKEAGMRAVMCYVIQRSDVSNFGPAWDIDPAYAEALKKAIERGVEVFAFQAEVNPEGIRLVKRLPVDLTTNKIKVNKAE is encoded by the coding sequence ATGCAATTTCCTAAACCTTTGATACACGGTAAACTTATTGAACGTTACAAACGATTTTTAGCAGATATTGAACTCGATACGGGTGAAATTGTTGTAGCACACTGCACCAATTCGGGAAGCATGAAAACCTGTCTTGAAAACGGAGCTGAAGTTTATCTCACACATGTTGACGACCCCAAACGAAAAACAAAATACACTTGGGAGATGATTCAGATAAATGGCGATTGGGTTGGGATTAATACCGGGATTCCCAACGTCTTGGTTTACGAAGCAGTGCGCGATCAGGAAATTGAAGAGCTTCGCGGATATACTGAAGTTAAACGAGAGGTGAAATTCGAGGATTCCCGTTTTGATGTGTTTGCGCAGAATGAACAGGAAACCTGCTTTATTGAGGTGAAGAATGTCAGTATGAAAGTGGGTGAGTATGCCCGTTTCCCTGATGCAGTCACAACGCGTGGCAAAAAACATCTGGAAACTCTGATGAGAGTTAAAGAAGCTGGAATGCGAGCCGTGATGTGTTATGTGATACAACGATCAGATGTTTCCAATTTTGGGCCAGCCTGGGATATTGACCCTGCTTATGCAGAGGCACTAAAGAAAGCGATTGAAAGGGGTGTTGAAGTTTTTGCTTTTCAAGCCGAAGTCAATCCTGAAGGGATTAGGCTGGTGAAACGCCTACCTGTGGATTTGACAACTAACAAGATTAAAGTTAATAAGGCTGAGTGA
- a CDS encoding cold-shock protein encodes MQGTVKFFNETKGFGFIKPADSSEDIFVHSTGLIDEIREDDKVEYDMEKGRKGMNAVNVRVID; translated from the coding sequence ATGCAAGGAACAGTAAAATTCTTTAATGAAACCAAAGGTTTTGGTTTTATTAAGCCAGCAGATTCAAGTGAAGACATTTTCGTACACTCTACAGGTCTTATTGACGAAATTCGTGAAGACGACAAAGTTGAGTACGATATGGAAAAAGGCCGTAAAGGTATGAACGCTGTAAACGTAAGAGTAATTGACTAA
- a CDS encoding ligand-binding sensor domain-containing protein: MFKARASILLLLLLLVNTLFAQQQHIQFKRLTINDGLSLSSVYCIFQDSKGFMWFGTEDGLNRYDGQSFTIFRNKSNDANSIAYKWIEQIFEDSNGKLWFASQGGLTHFDMRTEKFTQFTTLSDPTKRISNDTITQIFEDNNKTLWVGTKNGLNLIDTQKLNVLKSKTAGLNLSCRINAFLPNSDTSIWIATDNGLFLHNRETDEFKTSPSKQFNSHKINCLTILDDTLLIGCPDGLYALNSHPEIKSKTLLSNSHVESIYIDKKKNIWIGTQNGLYERRNGEEKYKLIIEAYDSSNSLATNTIKPIIEDRIGNIWYGSFGSGLYKINTKDGRISHYMHNSADPQSLSQNSINCLYEDRSACIWLGTFGAGISIYDPQAHKFELLKHDALSPNSLASDFVWSIWEDHKQTVWIGTNNAGLSAYDRTTGNFKHYQFPNNPAIREVYEDSKKQIWIGTDGEGLFKLNSQTGQTTNYKHNNQNANSLSNNSVRVIFEDSEGILWVGTRHGLNRFNPQTKNFKRYLHNNSDPYSISHDFIYSSIYEDRKGQLWIGNYGGGFNILNKKTDQFTSYQFIPDSSNSLSNNVVFSFYEDTDGIFWIGTNDKLNRFDPQSKQFTHFGISEGLPNEVIYGILPDEQNHIWLSTNFGVCRFNIKDYSVKNFSTQDGLQSNEFNGGAFHKGASGLLYFGGVYGLNIIDPEKEIKPRPAYDAVITKLQILGKDVVVAQEKDSIHDDYLHYDSQHDNYKLQNSIIYTNNIVLDYQQRHFSLEFSSLSGFSPENIAYKYRMLGLYKTWIDAGERNFVSYSNLKPGNYLFQLKAQNSDGIWSPETRELSITINPPFWMEWWFILLEILLLIAIIIFNYRYLLKIRTNKLLRVQNEKISTANKKLTESEQHLKELNATKDTFFRIISHDLKNPFTSLMSISQVIDENYEAIDNGEKKMGIKRINEGINHIYALLENLLTWSRSQTGKINYEPQNCDLADLIKMNINLYSISAKKKGIKIDYKLPDNAIAYADKEMVSTIVRNLLNNAIKFTKLDSTIHITLKSENSNYKVEIADQGEGISDENKDKLFRIDKKYKTVGSSGEKGTGLGLLLCKEFVEINKGTIGVKSKLGEGSCFYFTLPKATD; encoded by the coding sequence ATGTTTAAAGCAAGAGCAAGCATTTTACTCCTACTCTTATTGTTGGTCAATACCCTATTTGCACAACAACAGCATATCCAATTCAAACGTCTTACCATCAATGATGGCCTCTCTTTGAGCTCTGTCTACTGTATTTTTCAGGATTCAAAAGGTTTTATGTGGTTTGGTACCGAGGATGGACTTAATCGGTATGATGGCCAAAGCTTTACCATATTTCGAAATAAAAGCAACGATGCAAACTCAATAGCTTACAAGTGGATTGAACAGATTTTCGAGGACAGTAATGGCAAACTGTGGTTTGCTTCACAAGGTGGTTTAACTCATTTTGACATGAGAACAGAGAAATTCACTCAATTCACGACTTTATCTGATCCCACAAAACGAATCAGTAACGACACCATTACTCAAATATTTGAGGACAATAACAAAACGCTTTGGGTAGGAACAAAAAATGGCTTAAACCTTATAGATACTCAGAAGCTAAACGTACTAAAAAGTAAAACAGCAGGGCTTAATTTATCTTGTCGGATCAATGCTTTTCTGCCAAATTCAGATACTTCTATTTGGATTGCGACCGACAATGGTCTTTTTCTTCACAATAGAGAAACAGATGAATTTAAAACATCCCCATCTAAACAATTCAATTCACATAAAATTAACTGTTTAACTATACTGGATGATACTTTACTCATAGGTTGTCCAGATGGGCTTTACGCTTTAAATTCTCATCCGGAAATTAAGTCTAAAACATTATTAAGCAATTCTCATGTCGAAAGCATCTATATCGATAAAAAGAAAAACATTTGGATTGGCACACAAAATGGACTTTATGAAAGGCGAAACGGTGAGGAAAAATACAAGCTTATAATTGAAGCTTATGATTCGTCGAATAGTTTAGCCACAAATACAATCAAGCCAATTATCGAAGACCGAATTGGAAACATCTGGTATGGTTCATTTGGCTCAGGCTTATATAAAATCAACACAAAAGATGGTAGAATCAGCCATTACATGCACAATTCTGCCGATCCGCAAAGCCTTTCACAAAATTCGATCAATTGCTTATACGAAGATCGATCAGCTTGCATTTGGTTAGGAACCTTTGGTGCAGGCATCAGTATTTACGATCCTCAAGCTCACAAATTTGAGCTACTTAAACATGATGCTCTTTCGCCCAACAGTCTTGCCAGCGATTTTGTGTGGAGCATTTGGGAAGACCACAAACAAACCGTTTGGATAGGTACCAATAATGCCGGACTGAGTGCCTACGACAGAACAACAGGAAATTTCAAGCATTATCAATTCCCGAATAATCCGGCCATTCGTGAGGTTTATGAGGATAGTAAAAAACAAATATGGATTGGCACCGATGGTGAAGGTCTTTTTAAATTGAATTCCCAAACGGGACAAACCACCAACTACAAACACAATAATCAGAATGCAAATAGCCTGTCAAACAATTCGGTGCGTGTCATTTTTGAAGATAGCGAAGGTATATTGTGGGTTGGTACACGTCATGGCTTAAATCGTTTCAACCCTCAAACAAAAAACTTTAAAAGATATTTGCACAACAATTCAGATCCGTACAGCATCTCGCATGATTTTATCTATTCATCCATTTACGAAGACCGAAAAGGACAACTCTGGATAGGGAATTATGGCGGCGGATTTAATATTCTAAATAAAAAGACAGACCAATTCACCTCGTATCAGTTTATTCCCGATAGCAGCAATTCCCTTTCAAATAACGTTGTCTTTTCGTTTTATGAAGATACGGATGGCATATTTTGGATCGGAACAAACGATAAACTAAATCGATTCGATCCCCAAAGCAAACAATTTACACACTTCGGGATTAGCGAAGGTTTGCCCAATGAGGTTATTTATGGTATTCTGCCGGATGAGCAGAATCATATCTGGCTGAGCACCAACTTCGGGGTTTGCCGATTTAATATCAAAGACTATTCCGTTAAAAATTTCAGCACACAGGATGGACTTCAATCCAATGAATTTAATGGTGGCGCCTTTCATAAAGGAGCATCGGGTCTGCTCTACTTTGGCGGCGTTTATGGCTTGAATATTATCGACCCTGAAAAAGAGATTAAACCACGACCAGCTTATGATGCCGTCATTACCAAATTACAAATATTGGGAAAAGATGTTGTCGTTGCTCAGGAGAAGGATTCCATTCACGATGATTATTTACATTACGATTCACAACATGATAACTATAAACTTCAAAATAGTATCATCTACACAAACAATATTGTGCTTGATTACCAACAAAGACATTTTTCTCTTGAATTCTCATCCCTTTCAGGCTTTTCACCAGAAAATATTGCTTACAAATATCGCATGCTTGGCCTTTATAAAACGTGGATAGATGCGGGTGAACGAAATTTTGTATCCTATTCAAATCTAAAACCGGGCAACTATCTATTTCAGCTAAAGGCACAAAACTCTGATGGCATTTGGAGTCCTGAAACCCGTGAGTTAAGCATCACAATCAATCCGCCATTTTGGATGGAATGGTGGTTTATCCTTCTCGAAATTTTACTATTGATAGCCATCATTATCTTTAATTACCGATACCTCTTAAAAATCAGAACAAACAAACTGCTTCGGGTGCAGAATGAAAAAATTAGTACAGCCAATAAAAAACTTACTGAGTCCGAACAACATCTCAAAGAATTAAATGCAACCAAAGACACATTCTTTAGAATTATTTCGCACGATTTAAAGAACCCTTTCACCAGTTTAATGTCCATTTCACAAGTGATAGATGAAAACTACGAGGCGATTGACAACGGGGAGAAAAAAATGGGTATTAAACGGATTAATGAAGGCATCAATCATATTTATGCCTTACTGGAAAATCTACTCACCTGGTCGCGCTCGCAAACGGGCAAAATTAATTATGAACCTCAAAACTGCGATCTTGCTGATTTAATTAAAATGAATATCAACCTCTATTCGATTAGTGCTAAGAAAAAAGGCATTAAAATCGACTACAAACTACCTGATAATGCCATCGCCTATGCTGATAAAGAAATGGTCAGCACTATTGTTCGAAACCTTCTTAATAATGCCATTAAATTCACAAAATTGGATTCCACAATCCATATTACACTTAAATCGGAGAACTCTAATTATAAAGTAGAAATTGCTGATCAGGGCGAAGGTATTTCAGATGAGAATAAAGATAAGCTATTCAGAATCGATAAGAAATACAAGACAGTGGGAAGTTCTGGCGAAAAAGGTACAGGTTTGGGGCTACTCCTTTGTAAAGAATTTGTTGAAATCAACAAAGGGACAATCGGTGTCAAGTCCAAATTGGGTGAGGGTTCTTGTTTTTATTTCACGCTTCCCAAAGCTACAGATTAA
- a CDS encoding YkgJ family cysteine cluster protein, translating to MNEKAIQEIDKYLQLRTEISELSDKLGALHKNEMACKKGCSSCCMNFQVLPVEYFSILKELRENAPQQFNELDAEHDDCAFLIEDICQVYAARPIICRTHGLPLLFMNEGGDAWELSACPLNFTEFDDFHTENTFPQDTYNSKLFLINKEFIKHYQQEQFGEFDLISINRLIQDLKQ from the coding sequence ATGAACGAGAAAGCCATACAAGAGATAGATAAATACCTGCAATTAAGAACAGAGATTAGTGAATTGAGTGACAAGTTGGGCGCTTTGCATAAAAATGAGATGGCTTGTAAAAAAGGTTGTTCGTCCTGTTGCATGAATTTTCAGGTTCTGCCAGTTGAGTATTTCAGCATTTTAAAAGAGCTGAGAGAAAATGCACCTCAGCAATTTAATGAATTGGATGCTGAGCATGACGATTGTGCTTTTTTGATTGAGGATATCTGTCAGGTATATGCTGCACGCCCGATTATTTGCAGAACACATGGTTTGCCATTACTCTTTATGAATGAGGGAGGAGATGCCTGGGAATTATCGGCTTGCCCGCTAAATTTCACAGAATTTGATGATTTTCATACCGAAAATACCTTTCCTCAGGATACCTACAACAGCAAACTTTTTCTGATAAATAAAGAATTTATAAAGCACTACCAGCAAGAGCAATTTGGTGAATTTGATTTGATATCGATCAACCGATTAATTCAGGATTTGAAACAATAG
- a CDS encoding phosphopentomutase, producing MIPKIERATIVVLDSAGVGALPDAADFGDVGSNTFGNIASHCGGMHLPNMQKLGLGNLTDIQGVEPTQDAKGAYGKAAEAAKGKDTTTGHWEIAGVAIDKPFPTYSNGFSEEVIRRFEERTERKVMANKPASGTAILDEYGEEHMKTGNWIVYTSADPVFQIAAHEEIVPLEELYKACEIALEICTELAPVARVIARPFLGSGEGQFSRTSHRHDYSVTPPRPTVLDRLLENKLDVIGIGKTSDIFAGQGISDSRGTNKDNNDGVAKTLKALEEDTKGLIFTNLVDFDMTYGHRRNPEGYKAALEEFDQQLPDIQSRMKEDEILILTADHGCDPTYKGTDHTREYIPILVYGKNIKTNINLGTRTSFADIAATVEELLLGTKPEGSFAKDLYL from the coding sequence ATGATTCCTAAAATTGAACGCGCTACGATTGTAGTTCTTGACAGTGCTGGTGTTGGGGCTTTACCTGATGCTGCTGATTTTGGAGATGTAGGCTCAAATACTTTTGGAAATATTGCCAGCCATTGTGGTGGTATGCACCTTCCAAACATGCAAAAATTAGGTTTAGGAAACCTAACCGATATTCAAGGTGTTGAACCCACACAAGACGCTAAGGGTGCATATGGAAAAGCTGCCGAAGCGGCTAAAGGTAAAGATACAACCACGGGGCATTGGGAAATTGCAGGTGTTGCAATAGATAAACCTTTCCCAACCTACAGCAATGGTTTTTCTGAGGAAGTAATTCGTCGATTCGAAGAAAGAACAGAGCGTAAAGTCATGGCTAACAAGCCTGCATCCGGAACAGCTATTTTGGATGAATATGGTGAAGAACACATGAAAACGGGTAACTGGATTGTTTATACATCAGCTGACCCTGTTTTTCAGATCGCTGCTCACGAAGAGATTGTTCCTTTAGAAGAGTTATATAAAGCTTGTGAAATTGCCTTAGAAATTTGCACGGAACTGGCTCCTGTAGCTCGTGTGATTGCCCGCCCATTCTTAGGTAGTGGAGAAGGTCAGTTTTCACGAACTTCACATCGTCACGATTATTCAGTAACACCACCTCGTCCTACAGTTCTTGATCGTTTATTGGAGAACAAACTGGATGTGATTGGTATTGGTAAAACCAGCGATATATTCGCAGGACAGGGCATCTCTGATTCTCGTGGTACCAATAAAGACAATAATGATGGTGTTGCCAAAACACTGAAAGCTCTTGAAGAGGATACCAAAGGTTTAATTTTCACCAATCTTGTTGATTTTGACATGACCTATGGTCATCGTAGAAACCCGGAAGGTTATAAAGCCGCTCTTGAAGAGTTCGACCAACAATTACCAGATATTCAAAGTCGTATGAAAGAGGATGAAATCCTTATTCTTACTGCTGACCATGGTTGTGATCCTACTTATAAAGGAACCGATCATACACGTGAATATATTCCTATTTTGGTTTATGGTAAAAATATCAAAACCAATATCAATCTGGGAACCCGAACCTCTTTTGCAGATATTGCTGCAACCGTTGAAGAATTATTATTAGGAACAAAACCAGAAGGTAGTTTCGCAAAAGACTTATACCTGTAA
- a CDS encoding cold-shock protein, with amino-acid sequence MARSKETFGKKELEKKKLKKRKEKEARKEERKANGGSVSFEDMLVYVDENGQLVSTPPDPTKKTEIDADSIVLGARNSNAGYVEDPIRKGTVTFFNTSKGYGFIKDAETGESIFVHINGLVDQVNENDKVNFETERGPKGMNAVNVTLIKK; translated from the coding sequence ATGGCCAGATCAAAAGAAACATTCGGTAAAAAAGAGTTAGAAAAAAAGAAACTCAAGAAAAGAAAAGAAAAAGAAGCACGTAAAGAAGAAAGAAAAGCTAACGGTGGTAGCGTTTCTTTTGAAGATATGTTAGTTTATGTTGACGAAAACGGACAACTCGTATCGACTCCTCCAGATCCAACTAAAAAAACAGAAATTGATGCTGATAGCATTGTCCTGGGTGCAAGAAATAGTAACGCAGGTTATGTAGAAGATCCTATCCGTAAAGGAACAGTTACCTTTTTCAACACAAGTAAGGGGTACGGTTTTATAAAGGATGCAGAAACAGGAGAAAGCATTTTTGTTCACATTAACGGTTTGGTTGATCAGGTGAATGAGAACGACAAAGTAAACTTCGAAACAGAGCGTGGTCCAAAAGGAATGAATGCTGTGAATGTGACTTTGATTAAAAAATAA
- a CDS encoding MalY/PatB family protein produces the protein MQYNFDKIIDRKNTNSVKHDALQTFFGTDDILPLWVADMDFETPDFICEALKKRVDHPIYAYTYFSEDFYQSLINWMKNKHNHRIEPSWLKVTPGVLTGISVAIMALTNPGDKIIIQPPVYHPFFHLVKSNDRVLVQNELLFEDGNYRMDFDQLEKSIDQDTKMIIISNPHNPVGRVWTKDELKKLVAICEKNKILIIADEIHSDIVFEPHQYTPIASISSYAHNNSLTFVAPSKTFNIAGLGTSVAIIPHKKLRKQFIALASRLHLDNGNVFGTVAFEAAYTHGEEWLNQLMIYLKSNVELVKSYFAENLPAIKVVEPEGTYLLWLDFSALKLEDEKLHQILVDDAKVGLNKGLSFGLNGSNFMRLNIGSPQAVILEGLERMVSALKRYERV, from the coding sequence ATGCAATATAATTTTGATAAAATAATCGATCGTAAAAACACAAATAGTGTAAAGCACGACGCTCTTCAAACATTTTTCGGAACCGATGATATTCTGCCGCTTTGGGTGGCCGATATGGATTTTGAAACACCGGACTTTATTTGTGAAGCCCTTAAAAAAAGGGTGGATCACCCAATTTATGCCTATACATATTTTAGTGAGGACTTTTATCAGTCTCTGATCAACTGGATGAAGAACAAACACAATCACCGAATTGAACCTTCGTGGTTAAAGGTGACTCCCGGGGTATTGACAGGTATTTCGGTAGCCATTATGGCACTAACTAATCCGGGTGACAAAATCATTATTCAGCCTCCGGTGTATCATCCATTTTTCCATTTAGTGAAATCAAACGATCGGGTATTGGTTCAGAACGAGCTGCTATTTGAAGATGGAAACTACAGAATGGATTTCGATCAACTTGAAAAAAGTATCGATCAGGATACGAAGATGATTATTATTTCGAATCCGCATAATCCGGTAGGGCGAGTGTGGACAAAGGATGAACTTAAAAAGTTGGTAGCCATATGTGAGAAAAATAAAATTTTAATTATTGCAGATGAAATTCACTCTGATATTGTTTTCGAGCCACATCAATATACACCAATCGCTAGCATCAGTTCCTACGCACATAACAATAGTTTGACTTTTGTTGCACCCAGTAAGACTTTTAATATTGCAGGTTTGGGAACTTCGGTTGCGATTATTCCTCATAAAAAACTTCGCAAACAATTTATAGCTTTAGCATCTCGTCTTCATCTCGATAATGGCAATGTATTTGGAACAGTTGCTTTCGAGGCAGCTTACACACACGGAGAAGAATGGCTGAATCAGCTGATGATTTACCTTAAAAGTAATGTTGAATTGGTGAAATCTTATTTTGCTGAGAATTTACCTGCCATAAAAGTGGTGGAGCCTGAAGGGACTTATCTGTTATGGCTCGATTTTTCTGCATTAAAATTGGAGGACGAAAAATTGCATCAGATCCTTGTTGATGATGCCAAGGTTGGCCTTAATAAAGGCTTATCCTTTGGTTTGAACGGTTCAAATTTTATGCGTTTAAATATTGGATCGCCTCAGGCAGTTATTCTCGAAGGTTTGGAAAGAATGGTGTCAGCTCTAAAAAGATACGAAAGAGTATAA
- a CDS encoding endonuclease/exonuclease/phosphatase family protein, whose amino-acid sequence MKTPLKPKFIHLIMLGLLLSLGACQSKQELRVLQFNIWQEGTVVTGGFDAIVDEIVRTDAQLVAFSEVRNYNNSNFIERIIKELDFRGLKFYGDKTYDSGLISRYPIETCSALYPVKNDHGSITKARINIDGNIVAFYSAHLDYLNCSYYMPRGYSGNTWEELPEPTTDVAELLAVSRASKRDDAIKVFIEDAKKEMAIGNQVIIGGDFNEPSHRDWIAENSDLYDHNGVVIEWECTKLLEEAGFIDTYRQQYPDPVKNPGFTYPSYNPQIPINKLTWAPKSDERERIDFIFYNKSSQLELKDVVIVGPDASIVKSEMFVEDKDVFSQPAKVWPSDHKAVLAVFQF is encoded by the coding sequence ATGAAAACCCCATTAAAACCCAAGTTTATTCACCTGATTATGCTAGGCTTGTTATTAAGCTTAGGTGCTTGCCAATCCAAACAGGAGTTGCGAGTTCTTCAATTTAATATCTGGCAGGAAGGAACCGTTGTTACAGGTGGTTTCGATGCTATTGTTGACGAAATTGTCCGAACAGATGCCCAGTTGGTGGCGTTTAGCGAGGTTCGCAATTACAACAACAGCAACTTTATCGAAAGGATCATTAAAGAGCTGGATTTCCGGGGATTAAAATTCTATGGCGATAAGACTTATGATAGTGGACTGATTTCAAGGTATCCGATTGAGACTTGTTCAGCTCTCTATCCGGTGAAAAATGATCATGGTTCCATTACCAAAGCCAGAATCAATATCGATGGCAATATTGTGGCATTTTATTCGGCACATCTCGATTATCTGAATTGCAGCTATTATATGCCAAGGGGCTACTCGGGGAACACCTGGGAGGAATTGCCTGAGCCTACGACGGATGTCGCTGAACTTTTAGCCGTAAGCAGAGCTTCAAAACGCGACGATGCTATAAAAGTGTTTATTGAAGACGCAAAGAAAGAAATGGCAATTGGCAATCAGGTGATTATAGGAGGCGATTTTAATGAACCCTCTCATCGGGATTGGATTGCGGAAAATAGCGATCTCTACGATCACAATGGGGTGGTGATAGAATGGGAGTGTACCAAATTATTGGAAGAAGCCGGATTTATCGATACCTATCGCCAACAATACCCCGATCCGGTGAAGAATCCGGGTTTTACCTATCCCTCATATAATCCTCAAATTCCAATTAATAAACTGACATGGGCACCAAAGTCTGACGAACGGGAACGGATCGATTTTATCTTTTATAACAAATCATCTCAGCTCGAACTCAAAGATGTTGTGATTGTGGGGCCTGATGCCTCAATTGTAAAATCGGAGATGTTTGTAGAGGATAAGGATGTGTTTAGTCAGCCAGCAAAGGTTTGGCCATCAGATCACAAAGCTGTATTGGCCGTTTTTCAATTTTAA
- a CDS encoding aldo/keto reductase gives MKRIQLTDNLELSRIIQGHWRLANWELSSRELLKLTEQCLELGVTSFDHADIYGNYTCESLFGDALALKPSLRQNMEIISKCGIKLMSDKYPERKLKTYDYSYKHIVNSVENSLRNLRTDYLDVLLLHRPSPFFNPEEVAKAFSDLKREGKVQHFGVSNFSTRQFDMLNSYTEEKLVTNQVEISPYCLDHFENGNMDFFLKERIKPIAWSPLAGGRLLDPQTETGKAIFKVLSEIAEELNLEQIDQVIYAWLLKHPAGIMPIVGTSRIERVKSAVDALNIDLSHEQWFRIYASTGAIMP, from the coding sequence ATGAAACGTATACAGCTAACAGATAATCTGGAGTTATCAAGAATTATTCAGGGGCATTGGCGACTGGCCAACTGGGAGCTATCTTCCCGGGAATTATTGAAACTGACTGAGCAATGTCTGGAACTGGGTGTCACGAGTTTCGATCATGCTGATATTTACGGTAATTATACCTGTGAATCCTTATTTGGCGATGCGCTTGCCTTAAAACCATCTTTGCGCCAGAATATGGAGATTATCAGTAAATGTGGTATTAAGTTGATGTCGGATAAATATCCTGAACGGAAATTGAAGACCTATGATTACAGCTATAAGCATATTGTGAATTCGGTAGAAAATTCGTTGAGAAATTTACGAACAGATTACCTTGATGTATTATTGCTGCATCGACCATCACCCTTTTTTAATCCTGAGGAAGTGGCAAAAGCTTTTTCTGATTTAAAACGTGAGGGCAAAGTGCAGCATTTTGGCGTTTCGAATTTCTCAACCAGGCAGTTTGATATGCTCAATTCGTATACCGAAGAAAAATTGGTAACCAATCAGGTTGAGATATCGCCTTATTGTTTGGACCACTTCGAAAATGGCAATATGGACTTCTTTTTGAAGGAAAGAATTAAACCAATAGCCTGGTCGCCACTGGCTGGAGGCCGTTTATTGGATCCACAAACCGAAACAGGGAAGGCGATATTTAAGGTGCTTTCTGAAATTGCTGAGGAATTGAATCTCGAACAGATTGATCAGGTGATTTATGCCTGGTTGCTGAAACATCCTGCGGGTATTATGCCTATAGTGGGAACCAGCAGGATTGAACGCGTGAAAAGTGCTGTAGATGCCCTGAATATCGACCTGAGTCATGAACAGTGGTTTCGGATATATGCCTCTACAGGAGCCATTATGCCTTAA